The Actinomadura sp. WMMB 499 genome includes a window with the following:
- the glgX gene encoding glycogen debranching protein GlgX — MLEVWPGDPYPLGATWDGTGTNFALFSEVARRVELCLFDERGRETRYELPEVDGFVWHGYLPGVGPGRRYGYRVHGPFEPRGGHRCNPAKLLLDPYGKAVEGNVRWHESLFSYRFTDPDALNADDSAPYMPKNVVVNPFFDWGDDRPPRVPYHESVIYEAHVRGLTRLHPGVPEEQRGTYAGLAHPVIIDHLASLGVTAVELMPVHQSVPEHALVARGLDNYWGYNTIGFLAPHNAYSSSGQLGEQVLEFKAMVRALHEAGIEVILDVVYNHTAEGDHLGPTLSFRGIDNASYYRLRDDDKRYHLDYTGCGNSLNVRSPHALQLIMDSLRYWILEMRVDGFRFDLASALARELHDVDRLAAFFDLVQQDPVVSQVKLIAEPWDVGEGGYQVGNFPPLWTEWNGKYRDTVRDFWRGSYATMPEFASRLTGSSDLYEHSARRPFASINFVTCHDGFTLRDLVSYDHKHNEANGEGNRDGTDDNRSWNCGHEGPTRDPSVRALRARQKRNFLATLFLSQGVPMLSHGDELGRTQRGNNNAYCQDNEIAWVDWDDTGEVGFVRSLARLRRDHPVFRRRRFFTGTGTGAAADIAWLTPAGEIMTDHDWNVGFAKCLGVFLNGDAITEPDQRGRRVRDDSFLLLINAGPDPLEFTLPGAEYGERWTYTLDTAEPGGVGERPLAKARATLKVADRSLSVLRRV, encoded by the coding sequence ATGCTGGAGGTCTGGCCCGGGGATCCGTACCCGCTGGGCGCCACCTGGGACGGCACGGGCACCAACTTCGCGCTGTTCTCGGAGGTGGCCCGGCGGGTCGAGCTGTGCCTGTTCGACGAGCGGGGCCGCGAGACGCGGTACGAGCTCCCCGAGGTGGACGGGTTCGTCTGGCACGGCTACCTGCCCGGGGTCGGGCCCGGACGCCGGTACGGGTACCGGGTGCACGGGCCGTTCGAGCCGCGCGGCGGGCACCGCTGCAATCCGGCGAAGCTGCTGCTGGACCCGTACGGCAAGGCCGTCGAGGGCAACGTGCGGTGGCACGAGTCGCTGTTCTCGTACCGGTTCACCGACCCCGACGCCCTCAACGCGGACGACAGCGCCCCCTACATGCCGAAGAACGTGGTGGTGAACCCGTTCTTCGACTGGGGCGACGACCGGCCGCCGCGCGTCCCCTACCACGAGAGCGTCATCTACGAGGCGCACGTCCGGGGCCTGACGCGGCTGCACCCGGGCGTCCCGGAGGAGCAGCGCGGGACGTACGCGGGGCTGGCGCACCCGGTGATCATCGACCATCTGGCGTCGCTCGGCGTGACGGCCGTGGAACTGATGCCGGTGCACCAGTCGGTGCCCGAGCACGCGCTCGTCGCGCGGGGACTGGACAACTACTGGGGCTACAACACGATCGGGTTCCTCGCGCCGCACAACGCCTACAGCTCGTCCGGGCAGCTCGGCGAGCAGGTGCTGGAGTTCAAGGCGATGGTCCGCGCGCTGCACGAGGCGGGCATCGAGGTGATCCTCGACGTCGTCTACAACCACACCGCCGAAGGCGACCACCTGGGACCGACGCTGTCGTTCCGGGGCATCGACAACGCGTCCTACTACCGGCTGCGCGACGACGACAAGCGCTACCACCTCGACTACACCGGCTGCGGCAACTCGCTGAACGTGCGCAGCCCGCACGCCCTGCAGCTCATCATGGACTCGCTGCGCTACTGGATCCTCGAGATGCGCGTGGACGGCTTCCGCTTCGACCTCGCGTCCGCGCTGGCCCGCGAGCTGCACGACGTCGACCGGCTCGCCGCGTTCTTCGACCTCGTCCAGCAGGACCCGGTCGTCTCCCAGGTGAAGCTGATCGCCGAACCGTGGGACGTCGGCGAGGGCGGCTACCAGGTCGGCAACTTCCCGCCGCTGTGGACCGAGTGGAACGGCAAGTACCGCGACACCGTCCGCGACTTCTGGCGCGGCTCGTACGCGACGATGCCGGAGTTCGCGTCCCGGCTGACCGGCTCGTCCGACCTGTACGAGCACAGCGCGCGCCGCCCGTTCGCGTCCATCAACTTCGTGACCTGCCACGACGGGTTCACCCTGCGGGACCTGGTCTCCTACGACCACAAGCACAACGAGGCGAACGGCGAGGGCAACCGGGACGGCACCGACGACAACCGGTCGTGGAACTGCGGGCACGAGGGCCCGACGCGCGACCCGTCCGTCCGCGCGCTGCGGGCCCGGCAGAAGCGCAACTTCCTCGCGACGCTGTTCCTGTCGCAGGGCGTGCCGATGCTGTCGCACGGCGACGAGCTGGGCCGCACGCAGCGGGGCAACAACAACGCCTACTGCCAGGACAACGAGATCGCTTGGGTGGACTGGGACGACACTGGGGAGGTCGGGTTCGTCCGGTCCCTGGCGCGGCTGCGCCGCGACCACCCGGTGTTCCGGCGCCGCCGGTTCTTCACCGGGACCGGGACGGGCGCCGCCGCAGACATCGCCTGGCTCACTCCCGCCGGGGAGATCATGACCGACCACGACTGGAACGTCGGCTTCGCCAAGTGCCTCGGCGTGTTCCTCAACGGCGACGCCATCACCGAGCCCGACCAGCGCGGCCGCCGGGTCCGGGACGACTCGTTCCTGCTGCTGATCAACGCCGGACCCGACCCCCTGGAGTTCACCCTCCCGGGGGCCGAGTACGGCGAGCGCTGGACGTACACGCTGGACACCGCCGAGCCCGGCGGGGTCGGGGAGCGTCCCCTGGCCAAGGCCCGCGCGACGCTCAAGGTCGCCGACCGCTCCCTGTCGGTACTGCGCCGCGTCTGA
- a CDS encoding pyrimidine reductase family protein: MRPLTSSPDQVDLAEAYAYPPEGMWLRANMVAGLDGAAQRDERSGGLGNEADKRLFLLLRGLADAVIVGAGTVRAEGYGPVRPIPEWGDVRDGRTPVPPLVIVSHSLGLDFDGPVFTEARVPTIVLTSADADPDRLRAAREHAEVIIAGERALDFGVAFRALAARGHRRLLVEGGPSVLGQVAAAGLLDELCLTLSPMLLGGDALRILDGPTVPEPAAWKLAHTLTDEDFLFLRYTRATR; the protein is encoded by the coding sequence ATGCGGCCGCTGACCTCTTCGCCCGACCAAGTCGACCTCGCCGAGGCGTACGCCTACCCGCCGGAAGGGATGTGGTTGCGCGCCAACATGGTCGCCGGCCTCGACGGGGCCGCCCAGCGCGACGAGCGCAGCGGCGGGCTCGGCAACGAGGCGGACAAGCGGCTGTTCCTGCTGCTGCGCGGCCTCGCCGACGCCGTGATCGTCGGCGCCGGGACCGTCCGCGCCGAGGGCTACGGCCCCGTCCGGCCCATCCCCGAGTGGGGCGACGTCCGGGACGGCCGGACGCCGGTGCCGCCGCTGGTGATCGTCTCCCACTCGCTCGGGCTGGACTTCGACGGGCCGGTGTTCACCGAGGCGCGGGTACCGACGATCGTGCTGACCAGCGCGGACGCCGATCCGGACCGGCTGCGCGCGGCCCGCGAGCACGCCGAGGTCATCATCGCCGGGGAGCGCGCCCTCGACTTCGGCGTCGCGTTCCGGGCGCTCGCGGCGCGGGGCCACCGGCGGCTGCTGGTCGAGGGCGGCCCGTCCGTCCTCGGGCAGGTCGCCGCCGCCGGACTGCTCGACGAGCTGTGCCTGACGCTCAGCCCGATGCTGCTCGGCGGCGACGCGCTGCGGATCCTCGACGGCCCGACCGTGCCCGAACCGGCGGCCTGGAAGCTCGCGCACACCCTCACCGACGAGGACTTCCTCTTCCTCCGCTACACCCGCGCGACCCGGTAG
- a CDS encoding dihydrofolate reductase family protein translates to MRRLLPEPALSGADPFVEYGDAPGLRVGMVMSADGSVTDAEGWTDGLGGAADFRVFRTLRALADAILVGAGTVRTGRLGPARLRPDLRARRGGPPAPIVVVSRSLDLDWTLPLFTEAETPTVVVTTERARARVPSGIRTVAAGGDDIDLREAVGLLHAELGPRLLCEGGPGLTTALLRASLVDELCLNIAPALHGPRTPLLTELPAEIPVEPAALYLDEGVLFVRYRVARV, encoded by the coding sequence ATGCGCCGCCTGCTGCCCGAACCCGCACTGTCCGGCGCCGACCCTTTCGTCGAGTACGGCGACGCGCCCGGCCTGCGGGTCGGCATGGTGATGAGCGCGGACGGCTCGGTCACCGACGCCGAGGGCTGGACGGACGGGCTCGGCGGGGCCGCCGACTTCCGGGTGTTCCGCACCCTGCGGGCGCTCGCCGACGCGATCCTCGTCGGGGCGGGGACCGTCCGGACGGGACGGCTCGGCCCCGCGCGGCTCCGCCCCGATCTGCGCGCGCGCCGGGGCGGCCCGCCCGCGCCCATCGTGGTCGTGAGCCGCTCGCTCGATCTCGACTGGACGCTCCCGCTGTTCACCGAGGCCGAGACCCCGACCGTGGTCGTCACGACCGAGCGTGCCCGCGCGCGCGTCCCGTCCGGGATCCGGACGGTCGCGGCGGGCGGCGACGACATCGACCTGCGGGAGGCGGTCGGGCTCCTGCACGCGGAGCTGGGACCGCGCCTGCTCTGCGAGGGCGGGCCCGGCCTGACCACCGCGCTGCTCCGCGCGTCGCTGGTCGACGAGCTGTGCCTCAACATCGCCCCGGCGCTGCACGGCCCGCGCACGCCGCTGCTGACGGAGCTGCCCGCCGAGATCCCGGTGGAACCGGCGGCGCTCTACCTGGACGAGGGCGTGCTGTTCGTCCGCTACCGGGTCGCGCGGGTGTAG
- a CDS encoding ATP-dependent DNA ligase: MDLPISPPFSPMLAKAVKTMPKGDLLYEPKWDGFRCVVFRDGAEVELVSRGEKPLTRYFPELVEAVKRELPERCVVDGEIVMPRGTRLDFDTLQQRIHPAASRIKLLSEQTPASFVAFDLLALGDESFMDVPLGERRARLVGALAGADAPVHVTPASDSYELALRWFEEFEGAGLDGVIAKPRDLPYQPDKRVQFKVKHERTCDCVVAGFRWHKSGPIVGSLLLGLYNDEGHLQHVGVAASFTMKRRAELVDELRPYRMESYEGHPWAEWARQTEATVDRMPGAISRWTGKKDLSWVALRPELVVEVAYEAMEGDRFRHTARFRNWRTDRTPESCTYEQLEVPVAYDLDDIFRGEATSPRADR; this comes from the coding sequence ATGGACCTGCCGATCAGTCCGCCGTTCTCGCCGATGCTGGCCAAGGCGGTCAAGACCATGCCCAAGGGCGACCTGCTGTACGAGCCGAAGTGGGACGGTTTCCGCTGCGTCGTCTTCCGCGACGGCGCCGAGGTGGAGCTGGTGAGCCGCGGCGAGAAGCCGCTCACCCGGTACTTCCCCGAGCTGGTGGAGGCGGTGAAGCGGGAGCTGCCGGAGCGGTGCGTGGTGGACGGCGAGATCGTCATGCCGCGGGGCACCCGGCTCGACTTCGACACGCTCCAGCAGCGCATCCACCCCGCCGCGTCCCGCATCAAGCTGCTGTCGGAGCAGACGCCGGCGTCCTTCGTGGCGTTCGACCTGCTCGCCCTCGGCGACGAGTCGTTCATGGACGTGCCGCTGGGCGAGCGGCGGGCGCGGCTCGTCGGCGCGCTCGCCGGGGCGGATGCGCCGGTCCACGTGACGCCCGCGTCCGACTCCTACGAGCTGGCGCTGCGCTGGTTCGAGGAGTTCGAGGGCGCGGGCCTCGACGGCGTCATCGCCAAGCCGCGCGACCTGCCGTACCAGCCCGACAAGCGCGTCCAGTTCAAGGTGAAGCACGAGCGGACGTGCGACTGCGTCGTTGCGGGCTTCCGCTGGCACAAGTCCGGGCCGATCGTCGGGTCCCTCCTGCTCGGTCTCTACAACGACGAGGGCCACCTGCAGCACGTGGGCGTGGCCGCGTCGTTCACGATGAAGCGGCGCGCGGAACTCGTCGACGAGCTGCGGCCGTACCGGATGGAGAGCTACGAGGGCCACCCGTGGGCCGAGTGGGCGCGGCAGACCGAGGCGACGGTCGACCGCATGCCCGGCGCGATCTCCCGCTGGACCGGCAAGAAGGACCTCTCGTGGGTCGCGCTGCGCCCCGAACTGGTCGTGGAGGTGGCCTACGAGGCGATGGAGGGCGACCGGTTCCGCCACACCGCGCGCTTCCGCAACTGGCGCACCGACCGCACGCCCGAGTCGTGCACCTACGAGCAACTGGAGGTCCCGGTGGCTTACGACCTCGACGACATCTTCCGCGGGGAGGCCACCAGCCCCCGCGCCGACCGCTGA
- a CDS encoding TetR/AcrR family transcriptional regulator, with the protein MAGRGDETRARLIDATRALVEERGYHGTGLNDVIAAGKAPRGSLYHHFPGGKDELVAAAVAASGREITELIAGLAGEASGTAELAEAVLDALADRMEASGYAKGCPIATVALEAAAGNDALQRVCAGVYGGWERALADRLVADGHSPGRAADLAGSLLALIEGALVLARAQRARTPVERARRSARALLES; encoded by the coding sequence ATGGCGGGCAGAGGGGACGAGACGCGGGCGCGGCTGATCGACGCCACGCGGGCGCTCGTCGAGGAGCGCGGGTACCACGGCACGGGGCTGAACGACGTGATCGCGGCCGGGAAGGCGCCCCGGGGGTCGCTCTACCACCACTTCCCCGGCGGCAAGGACGAACTCGTCGCGGCGGCCGTCGCCGCCTCCGGGCGGGAGATCACCGAGCTCATCGCGGGCCTCGCCGGGGAGGCGTCCGGGACGGCGGAGCTGGCCGAGGCCGTGCTGGACGCGCTGGCCGACCGGATGGAGGCGTCGGGGTACGCCAAGGGGTGCCCGATCGCCACGGTCGCGCTCGAGGCGGCGGCCGGCAACGACGCGCTCCAGCGGGTCTGCGCGGGCGTCTACGGCGGTTGGGAGCGGGCGCTCGCGGACCGCCTGGTCGCCGACGGCCACTCCCCCGGCCGCGCCGCCGACCTGGCGGGTTCCCTGCTCGCGCTCATCGAGGGGGCCCTCGTCCTGGCGCGCGCGCAGCGCGCCCGGACGCCCGTCGAGCGGGCCCGCCGCTCCGCGCGGGCACTGCTGGAGTCCTGA
- a CDS encoding SDR family oxidoreductase — protein MGTEPDTLVAGATGFIGRWLAAELLARGRTVAAAVRGGPARGGELRAWLRDHGADDRALTVVTTDVTRPGLALSPDDGDLLGSVRDVFNAAAVYRFGMGRDEARRANVDGALHVARWAGSLPRLRRLVHVSGYRVGAAGAPRPAREWDALYRRHGAYEASKREGDAAVRDLAARERIPLTVVNPSGVIGHSVTGEAGQYIGLAELVERLWRGRLPALAGSRRTFVPVVTVDHLARFMAAVPEHDEGPDRAHWVLDAATPELPELIGLLARHLGVRAPRAVVPVGLVRRLPRALTGLDPETLAFLSEDRYDTASADALARAAGLAHPPVGDALRAWADRLVEDGFGRAPRFAAA, from the coding sequence ATGGGCACCGAACCCGACACCCTCGTCGCGGGCGCGACCGGCTTCATCGGCCGGTGGCTGGCGGCGGAACTGCTCGCCCGCGGACGGACGGTCGCCGCGGCCGTCCGGGGCGGACCGGCCCGCGGCGGCGAGCTGCGCGCGTGGCTGCGCGACCACGGCGCCGATGACCGGGCCCTCACCGTCGTGACGACCGACGTCACCCGGCCGGGACTCGCGCTGTCGCCGGACGACGGCGACCTCCTGGGCTCCGTGCGGGACGTCTTCAACGCCGCGGCCGTCTACCGGTTCGGGATGGGGCGCGACGAGGCGCGGCGCGCCAACGTCGACGGCGCGCTGCACGTCGCGCGGTGGGCGGGGTCGCTGCCCCGGCTGCGCCGCCTCGTCCACGTGTCCGGATACCGGGTCGGCGCGGCGGGCGCGCCCCGCCCGGCGCGCGAGTGGGACGCCCTCTACCGGCGGCACGGCGCGTACGAGGCGTCCAAGCGCGAGGGCGACGCGGCGGTGCGGGACCTCGCCGCGCGCGAGCGGATCCCGCTGACCGTGGTCAACCCCTCCGGGGTGATCGGCCACTCGGTCACCGGCGAGGCGGGGCAGTACATCGGCCTGGCCGAGCTGGTGGAGCGGCTCTGGCGGGGGCGGCTGCCGGCCCTGGCGGGGTCGCGGCGCACGTTCGTCCCGGTGGTCACCGTCGACCATCTGGCGCGCTTCATGGCCGCCGTCCCCGAGCACGACGAGGGGCCGGACCGGGCCCACTGGGTCCTGGACGCCGCCACGCCGGAGCTGCCCGAGCTGATCGGGCTGCTCGCGCGGCACCTCGGCGTCCGCGCGCCGCGCGCGGTCGTCCCGGTCGGGCTCGTGCGGCGGCTGCCGCGGGCGCTCACCGGGCTCGATCCCGAGACGCTGGCGTTCCTGTCCGAGGACCGCTACGACACCGCGTCGGCCGACGCGCTGGCCCGCGCCGCCGGGCTGGCGCACCCGCCGGTGGGGGACGCCCTGCGCGCGTGGGCGGACCGGCTCGTCGAGGACGGTTTCGGCCGGGCGCCCCGGTTCGCCGCCGCCTGA
- a CDS encoding alkaline phosphatase yields MADAPKLDRRSFLVTTGLAVGTAATVSAVPGTAHAAPRARTLAGDPFTLGVASGDPEPDGFVLWTRLALDPLAEDGRGGMPNRNIDVHWEIASDERFRKVERRGKAVARPAAGHSVHVEPNGLRHGREYWYRFRVGNHFSPVGRTVTAPRLDSFGPALAMAFASCSQFEHGYFTAYRRLAEEHPDLILHLGDYQYEYKPNDYTIPAGNVRDHRGPETVTLAGYRQRHAQYKSDPDLQAAHAAAPWLVVFDDHEVENNWADDVPEAGSDTPDPAAFRRRRVAAFKAYYENMPLRRRSIPNGPDMQIYRRVRWGKLANFHMLDTRQFRDDQGCGDGYKDCPEATDPKRSITGDAQEKWLLDGFRKSGARWDVIGQQVFFAQRDNNAGPAKITSMDGWDGYVASRRRITEGWLNWKVRNPVVLTGDVHAHWASDLKLDYDDPASPTVGSELVATSVTSGGDGTDSDPADHPFLTINPHLRFYNNQRGYVLTKIDKHEMKADFKTLPTVRDHVAEASTKATFVIRDEVPGVQQTYLRPFNAPKMTAKSDHDLIQETIRNETQR; encoded by the coding sequence ATGGCCGACGCGCCCAAGCTCGACCGGCGTTCCTTCCTCGTCACCACCGGACTCGCTGTCGGCACGGCCGCCACCGTCTCCGCCGTCCCCGGCACGGCCCACGCCGCGCCCCGTGCCCGGACCCTGGCCGGCGACCCGTTCACGCTCGGCGTCGCGTCCGGCGACCCCGAGCCCGACGGGTTCGTCCTCTGGACCCGGCTCGCCCTCGACCCGCTGGCCGAGGACGGCCGCGGCGGGATGCCGAACCGGAACATCGACGTCCACTGGGAGATCGCGTCGGACGAGCGGTTCCGCAAGGTCGAGCGGCGCGGCAAGGCGGTCGCGCGGCCCGCGGCGGGCCACTCCGTGCACGTCGAGCCGAACGGGCTGCGCCACGGCCGCGAGTACTGGTACCGGTTCCGCGTCGGCAACCACTTCTCGCCGGTCGGCCGGACGGTGACCGCGCCCCGCCTCGACTCGTTCGGGCCGGCCCTCGCCATGGCGTTCGCCTCGTGCTCCCAGTTCGAGCACGGTTACTTCACGGCGTACCGGCGGCTCGCCGAGGAGCACCCCGACCTGATCCTGCACCTCGGCGACTACCAGTACGAGTACAAGCCGAACGACTACACGATCCCGGCCGGGAACGTCCGCGACCACCGGGGCCCCGAGACCGTCACGCTCGCGGGCTACCGGCAGCGGCACGCCCAGTACAAGTCCGACCCCGACCTGCAGGCCGCGCACGCCGCCGCCCCCTGGCTCGTCGTGTTCGACGACCACGAGGTCGAGAACAACTGGGCCGACGACGTGCCCGAGGCGGGCTCCGACACGCCCGACCCGGCCGCCTTCCGGCGCCGCCGCGTCGCCGCCTTCAAGGCGTACTACGAGAACATGCCGCTGCGCCGCCGCTCCATCCCGAACGGCCCGGACATGCAGATCTACCGGCGCGTCCGCTGGGGCAAGCTCGCCAACTTCCACATGCTCGACACCCGCCAGTTCCGCGACGACCAGGGCTGCGGCGACGGCTACAAGGACTGCCCCGAGGCCACCGACCCCAAGCGCTCCATCACCGGCGACGCGCAGGAGAAGTGGCTGCTCGACGGGTTCCGGAAGTCCGGCGCCCGCTGGGACGTCATCGGCCAGCAGGTCTTCTTCGCCCAGCGCGACAACAACGCCGGGCCCGCCAAGATCACCTCGATGGACGGCTGGGACGGCTATGTCGCGTCCCGCAGGCGCATCACCGAAGGCTGGCTGAACTGGAAGGTCCGCAACCCCGTCGTCCTCACCGGCGACGTGCACGCCCACTGGGCGAGCGACCTCAAGCTCGACTACGACGACCCGGCCTCGCCGACCGTCGGCTCCGAGCTCGTCGCCACGTCCGTCACCAGCGGCGGCGACGGCACCGACTCCGACCCGGCCGACCACCCCTTCCTCACGATCAACCCGCACCTGCGCTTCTACAACAACCAGCGCGGCTACGTGCTCACGAAGATCGACAAGCATGAGATGAAGGCCGACTTCAAGACCCTCCCGACCGTCCGCGACCACGTCGCCGAGGCGTCGACCAAGGCCACGTTCGTCATCCGGGACGAGGTTCCGGGCGTGCAGCAGACCTACCTGCGCCCCTTCAACGCCCCCAAGATGACCGCCAAGTCCGATCACGACCTGATCCAGGAGACCATCCGGAACGAGACCCAGCGCTGA
- a CDS encoding ATP-binding domain-containing protein — protein sequence MTGEMAGDTTGDAARHEAVRVEQEHVTRLYGRLDAERAKAEAALREGPAAGGGSAFQARVESAVATDEAARRLARLGGVEDGLCFGRIDHRADGEGPGDTFYIGRIGLRDEVGEPLLIDWRAGAARPFYTATPGAPGTLARRRHLHLRRREVARLDDEVFDLDGLAEPERRTLVGEAALLATLRKGRTGRMSDVVATIQQEQDEVIRAGLPGVLVVQGGPGTGKTVAALHRAAFLLYTHRDVLERRGVLVVGPNATFLRYIEQVLPGLGETDVVLATVGELYPGTRATAADAPDVAVVKGDPRMADLVAEAVRDRQRAPEDGLEVEADGMTLRVSPEDCARARDRARALRVPHNVQRRRFVHDMLAALALNRAEQYDRMVDEPLEEIVRAGGLPEWLKELMEEAEDSPLLDEEDLRLAKEALWLDPEVRPAIDALWPELTPQRLLSDLFADPEGLARIGGRAGLRPSEAALLERPDGAEWTVADVPLLDEAAEWLGVDDSADRARARAAEAARAHEERYAREVLESRDDSQLLNAADVIDAAGLAGRHHDDGPPRTTAQRAMADREWAYGHVIVDEAQELSAMAWRTIMRRVPTRSLTVVGDIAQTGSAAGAASWGQMLDPYVPGRWREQRLMVNYRTPGTIMRVAAEVLAAVDPGQTPPESVRDDEAPPRAVELPVAGVPALVGDELDAVGEGRLAVIVSAARHADVRAVLPGAAAGATPEALDSPVVVLTTEEAKGLEFDAVVLVDPAGVLAGSPKGGQDLYVALTRATRRLTVVHAGDLPPVLASLA from the coding sequence ATGACCGGGGAGATGGCCGGGGACACGACCGGGGACGCGGCGCGGCACGAGGCCGTCCGCGTGGAGCAGGAGCACGTCACGCGCCTGTACGGGCGGCTCGACGCCGAGCGGGCCAAGGCCGAGGCGGCGCTGCGCGAGGGGCCCGCGGCGGGCGGCGGCAGCGCGTTCCAGGCGCGCGTGGAGAGCGCCGTGGCCACCGACGAGGCCGCCCGCCGGCTGGCCCGGCTCGGCGGCGTCGAGGACGGGCTGTGCTTCGGCCGCATCGACCACCGGGCCGACGGCGAGGGGCCGGGCGACACGTTCTACATCGGCCGGATCGGGCTGCGCGACGAGGTCGGCGAGCCGCTGCTGATCGACTGGCGCGCCGGTGCGGCCCGTCCGTTCTACACCGCGACGCCCGGCGCGCCCGGCACCCTGGCGCGCCGCCGGCACCTGCACCTGCGGCGCCGCGAGGTCGCCCGGCTGGACGACGAGGTGTTCGACCTCGACGGGCTGGCGGAGCCGGAGCGGCGGACCCTCGTCGGGGAGGCCGCCCTCCTCGCGACGCTGCGCAAGGGGCGGACGGGCCGGATGAGCGACGTCGTCGCCACCATCCAGCAGGAGCAGGACGAGGTGATCCGCGCGGGGCTGCCGGGCGTGCTGGTGGTGCAGGGCGGTCCGGGCACCGGCAAGACCGTCGCGGCGCTGCACCGGGCCGCGTTCCTGCTCTACACGCACCGCGACGTGCTCGAACGCCGCGGCGTCCTGGTGGTCGGGCCGAACGCGACGTTCCTGCGCTACATCGAGCAGGTCCTCCCGGGGCTCGGCGAGACCGACGTCGTGCTCGCCACCGTCGGGGAGCTGTATCCGGGGACGCGCGCGACCGCGGCCGACGCGCCGGACGTCGCGGTGGTGAAGGGCGATCCGCGCATGGCGGACCTCGTGGCGGAGGCCGTCCGGGACCGGCAGCGCGCCCCGGAGGACGGCCTGGAGGTGGAGGCCGACGGCATGACGCTGAGGGTGTCGCCCGAGGACTGCGCGCGCGCCCGTGACCGTGCGCGCGCGCTGCGGGTGCCCCACAACGTGCAGCGGCGCCGCTTCGTGCACGACATGCTGGCGGCGCTCGCGCTGAACCGGGCCGAGCAGTACGACCGGATGGTCGACGAGCCGCTGGAGGAGATCGTTCGCGCGGGCGGGCTCCCGGAGTGGCTGAAGGAGCTGATGGAGGAGGCCGAGGACTCCCCGCTGCTGGACGAGGAGGACCTGCGGCTCGCGAAGGAGGCGCTCTGGCTCGATCCGGAGGTCCGCCCGGCGATCGACGCGCTGTGGCCGGAGCTGACGCCGCAGCGGCTGCTGTCGGACCTGTTCGCCGACCCCGAGGGCCTCGCCCGGATCGGCGGGCGCGCGGGCCTGCGGCCGTCCGAGGCCGCGCTCCTGGAGCGTCCGGACGGGGCGGAGTGGACGGTGGCGGACGTCCCGTTGCTGGACGAGGCCGCCGAGTGGCTCGGCGTCGACGATTCGGCCGACCGGGCACGCGCGCGCGCCGCCGAGGCGGCCCGCGCGCACGAGGAGAGGTACGCCCGCGAGGTGCTGGAGAGCCGCGACGACTCCCAGCTGCTCAACGCCGCCGACGTGATCGACGCCGCGGGCCTCGCCGGGCGGCACCACGACGACGGCCCGCCGCGCACCACCGCCCAGCGCGCGATGGCCGACCGCGAGTGGGCCTACGGGCACGTCATCGTGGACGAGGCGCAGGAGCTGTCGGCGATGGCGTGGCGGACGATCATGCGGCGGGTGCCGACCCGGTCCCTCACCGTCGTCGGCGACATCGCGCAGACCGGCAGCGCCGCCGGGGCCGCCTCGTGGGGGCAGATGCTCGACCCGTACGTCCCGGGCCGGTGGCGGGAGCAGCGGCTCATGGTCAACTACCGGACGCCGGGCACGATCATGCGGGTCGCGGCGGAGGTCCTCGCCGCCGTCGATCCGGGCCAGACGCCGCCGGAATCGGTCCGCGACGACGAGGCCCCGCCGCGCGCCGTCGAGCTGCCGGTGGCCGGGGTGCCCGCGCTGGTCGGCGACGAGCTGGACGCCGTCGGCGAGGGCCGGCTCGCGGTGATCGTCTCGGCCGCACGGCACGCGGACGTCCGCGCCGTCCTGCCCGGCGCCGCCGCCGGGGCCACGCCGGAGGCACTCGACTCCCCCGTCGTGGTGCTGACCACCGAGGAGGCGAAGGGGCTGGAGTTCGACGCGGTGGTCCTCGTCGACCCCGCGGGGGTGCTGGCCGGATCCCCGAAGGGCGGCCAGGACCTGTACGTCGCCCTGACCCGCGCCACCCGCCGCCTCACGGTCGTCCACGCGGGCGACCTCCCGCCCGTCCTGGCGTCCCTGGCCTGA